The following proteins are encoded in a genomic region of Opitutaceae bacterium:
- a CDS encoding NAD(P)H-dependent oxidoreductase has translation MTTLTPEQLVDVTNWRYATKKFDPNRKIEASVWASLEHALIDAPSSFGLQPWKFFVITDQTVKSRLVGASWNQTQPGDCSHHVVFALKKGIDAAHVDHFLRRQIEVRGGTMDKLSAYGKIIKESLASAEASGTLDVWQGNQVYIALGHFMMAAALLGVDTCPMEGIDRAQYDEILGIKGSRFTTLVACAAGYRADDDKYADAKKVRFPATEVVQKI, from the coding sequence ATGACCACACTCACTCCCGAGCAACTTGTCGACGTCACGAACTGGCGCTATGCCACGAAGAAGTTCGACCCCAATCGCAAAATCGAAGCCTCAGTCTGGGCTTCTCTCGAGCATGCATTGATTGACGCACCCTCATCCTTTGGCCTGCAACCCTGGAAGTTCTTCGTCATCACCGACCAGACCGTGAAATCCAGGTTGGTGGGCGCCTCCTGGAACCAGACTCAACCCGGGGATTGCTCACATCACGTGGTATTCGCGCTTAAGAAGGGAATCGATGCAGCACATGTGGATCATTTCCTACGACGCCAGATCGAGGTTCGCGGTGGCACAATGGACAAACTTTCTGCCTACGGGAAGATCATCAAGGAGTCGCTCGCTTCAGCAGAAGCCAGTGGCACGCTCGATGTGTGGCAGGGCAACCAAGTGTACATTGCGCTAGGCCATTTTATGATGGCGGCCGCCCTGCTCGGCGTTGACACCTGCCCGATGGAAGGCATCGACCGCGCCCAGTACGATGAGATCCTTGGAATAAAGGGAAGCCGCTTCACCACGCTGGTCGCCTGCGCGGCGGGATATCGAGCCGACGATGACAAGTACGCGGACGCAAAGAAGGTCCGTTTCCCGGCGACAGAAGTCGTGCAGAAGATTTGA
- a CDS encoding bile acid:sodium symporter family protein, protein MSVSAANPAKRPVFDWFLAGMVIAVLLAFLFPEPGARGGWLHPELLTKGGVALIFFLHGVSLSFAALKAGTLNWRLHLVVQSTTFALFPVLGLVLLGGMKAFGWEDLAFGFFYLCALPSTVSSSVALTAAAGGNVAGAVFNATLSSLLGIFLTPLWVSFALSASGQSLPLAKVILDLVLWLLLPLALGQLSRPLLSRWTTQHKSRIQQADRATILVLVYTSFCDSVREGVWSGQGWAKVLATTLLCYGIFQLILAISGRVAKLLHFSREDTITAQFCGSKKTLASGVPMAQLIFVGHPGLGLILLPIMIYHPLQLLLCARLASAWSREGRAID, encoded by the coding sequence ATGAGTGTATCCGCAGCCAATCCCGCCAAACGGCCCGTATTCGACTGGTTCCTTGCCGGAATGGTCATTGCCGTCCTTCTCGCATTTCTGTTTCCGGAACCCGGAGCTCGAGGAGGCTGGCTACATCCGGAATTGCTCACAAAGGGAGGTGTCGCGCTGATCTTCTTTCTCCATGGGGTCTCGTTGTCTTTCGCTGCACTCAAGGCAGGGACTTTGAATTGGCGCCTCCACCTCGTCGTCCAGAGCACGACCTTCGCACTCTTTCCGGTGCTTGGTCTCGTGCTTCTGGGAGGCATGAAGGCATTTGGGTGGGAAGACCTGGCCTTCGGATTTTTCTACCTTTGTGCCCTCCCCTCCACCGTGTCATCATCAGTCGCGCTCACTGCGGCGGCCGGTGGCAACGTTGCGGGAGCAGTGTTTAACGCGACGCTATCCAGCCTGCTTGGAATCTTCCTGACCCCGCTCTGGGTCAGCTTTGCTCTCAGCGCTTCAGGTCAAAGCCTGCCGCTGGCGAAGGTTATTCTCGACCTCGTACTCTGGCTTCTCCTGCCCCTCGCCCTGGGTCAGCTTTCGCGTCCCCTCCTCTCCCGCTGGACCACTCAACATAAATCACGCATCCAACAGGCAGACCGTGCCACCATCCTGGTGCTTGTCTACACTTCCTTCTGCGATTCTGTGCGCGAAGGGGTGTGGTCGGGCCAAGGCTGGGCCAAGGTGCTCGCGACGACTCTCCTGTGTTACGGGATCTTCCAACTCATCTTGGCAATCAGCGGGAGGGTCGCCAAACTCCTCCATTTCTCCCGGGAAGACACGATTACCGCCCAGTTTTGCGGATCGAAGAAGACTCTCGCTTCGGGAGTTCCCATGGCACAGCTGATCTTTGTCGGCCACCCGGGCCTGGGACTCATCCTCCTCCCGATTATGATCTACCACCCCCTCCAACTTCTCCTGTGTGCGCGTCTGGCGTCGGCGTGGTCACGAGAAGGGCGGGCGATCGATTAA
- a CDS encoding A/G-specific adenine glycosylase has product MPPPTQPPFDAARFSRDLLGWYDSHRRSLPWRERPSTYATVVSEFMLQQTQIKTALPYFDRWMVRFPSFSALAATSEEEVVKAWEGLGYYTRARNLRRLAIEVAAQGEPRDAAGWSNLPGIGPYTAAAIASIAFGERIACVDGNVVRILTRLTADGTSYPDSSRAAKAFTALANSLVPEQRPGDHNQAMMELGATVCHRHSPLCTVCPVLSYCAAGKSGDPGSYPRLAAKNYEKKTVDRLLVIQDGRILLHRAHTHAKRLADLHELPDFVAVGLTEPSPGLKLIATRKRAITRWQISERIWRATVADIRSEGLHWVELNQLDQITLSGPHRRWLSELLVEELALK; this is encoded by the coding sequence ATGCCGCCACCGACCCAGCCTCCCTTCGACGCAGCGCGTTTCAGCCGCGATCTGCTGGGCTGGTACGACTCCCACCGTCGAAGCCTCCCCTGGCGTGAGCGCCCAAGTACCTACGCAACGGTGGTGTCGGAGTTCATGCTCCAGCAAACCCAAATCAAGACGGCACTGCCCTACTTCGACCGCTGGATGGTCCGTTTTCCCAGTTTTTCGGCGCTCGCCGCAACTTCCGAGGAAGAGGTCGTGAAAGCTTGGGAGGGGCTCGGATACTATACCCGTGCTCGAAACCTGAGGCGCCTTGCAATAGAAGTTGCCGCCCAAGGAGAACCTCGGGATGCCGCAGGTTGGTCGAACCTGCCCGGAATCGGACCTTACACCGCAGCTGCAATCGCGAGCATCGCTTTCGGCGAACGCATTGCCTGCGTCGACGGCAACGTCGTGCGCATTCTTACGCGCCTGACCGCCGACGGCACGAGTTACCCGGATAGTTCACGGGCCGCGAAAGCCTTCACTGCTCTTGCGAACAGCCTGGTCCCCGAACAACGGCCAGGTGATCACAACCAGGCCATGATGGAACTGGGTGCGACGGTCTGCCATCGGCATTCGCCCCTGTGCACCGTGTGCCCAGTACTCTCGTATTGCGCTGCAGGAAAGTCCGGCGATCCGGGATCCTACCCAAGACTGGCGGCGAAGAATTATGAGAAGAAGACCGTGGATCGGCTCCTCGTGATCCAAGACGGGAGAATCCTACTTCACCGCGCGCACACGCACGCAAAGCGTCTCGCCGACCTCCATGAACTTCCCGACTTTGTCGCCGTCGGCCTGACTGAGCCATCGCCCGGCTTAAAGCTGATCGCGACGCGAAAACGGGCCATCACCCGCTGGCAGATCAGCGAACGCATCTGGCGAGCAACAGTCGCGGATATTCGTTCCGAGGGACTGCATTGGGTTGAGCTCAACCAGCTTGATCAAATCACGCTGTCGGGACCCCATCGACGCTGGCTCAGCGAGTTGCTCGTCGAGGAGCTCGCCTTGAAATGA
- the rnhC gene encoding ribonuclease HIII produces MPPKPQPDEEPKKIASYTVKLDSIQMEVLRSICQARGWEPFEVAYSLFAYRGPKINVTAYTSGKVVVAGKGTQDFIVDTLEPEVTKSARFGYDEVLHPDWFESHAGLDESGKGDFFGPVITATVIADRPAIEAWIRAGVKDSKKVADSQIIKLEEIIRSTPNVAVEVFPWTMAKYNEIMSRPRANLNRLLAWQHAQGLLKALGKKWVPWGLLDQFSKQPLVQRELARKDLKNFDLRMRTKAEEDPVVAAASICARAEYVRQMTALSREFGGKLQKGAGPLVKQQGLDIISRFGAKDLGRFAKLHFRTAYEVVKEAGKLDELPLPEPKERFGI; encoded by the coding sequence ATGCCTCCGAAGCCGCAACCAGACGAAGAACCCAAGAAGATTGCCTCTTACACGGTGAAGCTGGACTCCATTCAAATGGAGGTGCTTCGGTCGATCTGCCAGGCGCGCGGGTGGGAGCCGTTCGAGGTGGCGTATTCGCTCTTTGCCTATCGTGGACCCAAGATCAACGTGACCGCCTACACCAGCGGCAAGGTGGTGGTCGCCGGCAAAGGAACCCAGGACTTCATCGTTGATACGCTCGAACCGGAAGTGACAAAGTCGGCGCGTTTCGGGTACGACGAAGTGCTCCATCCCGACTGGTTTGAGTCGCATGCCGGCCTCGACGAAAGCGGAAAGGGTGATTTTTTTGGACCGGTGATCACCGCGACCGTGATTGCAGACCGTCCGGCCATTGAGGCATGGATCCGCGCAGGTGTGAAGGACTCAAAGAAGGTTGCGGACTCCCAGATTATCAAACTCGAGGAAATCATCCGCTCCACGCCCAACGTCGCGGTCGAGGTCTTCCCTTGGACCATGGCGAAGTACAACGAGATTATGTCGAGGCCCCGTGCAAATTTGAACCGCCTGCTCGCCTGGCAGCATGCTCAAGGTTTGTTAAAGGCGCTGGGCAAGAAATGGGTTCCCTGGGGACTTCTCGACCAGTTCTCGAAGCAGCCATTGGTGCAGCGCGAACTCGCGCGCAAGGATCTCAAGAATTTCGATCTCCGCATGAGAACCAAAGCGGAAGAGGATCCTGTGGTCGCAGCTGCCTCCATTTGTGCCCGCGCCGAATACGTGCGCCAGATGACCGCCCTTTCACGCGAGTTTGGCGGCAAGCTCCAGAAAGGCGCCGGCCCCTTGGTGAAGCAACAGGGCCTGGATATTATTTCACGATTCGGAGCGAAAGACTTGGGCCGTTTTGCAAAGCTGCATTTCCGCACCGCGTACGAAGTGGTCAAGGAGGCGGGCAAGCTGGATGAGCTCCCACTGCCCGAGCCGAAGGAGCGGTTTGGGATTTAG
- the thiC gene encoding phosphomethylpyrimidine synthase ThiC, giving the protein MPTTPSSEPASEHRLFPASRRVYVAGSRPDIRVPMREISLSPTRLPNGTEVPNEAVRVYDTSGPWGDAGFHGDSSKGLPTIREAWIRERGDVEEIAGREVNPLDDGYLSEKHRAQAEAEGRRNPIKFFDRSSKPILRAKAGKVVTQLAYARRGLITPEMEYIAIRENMKLQRARDLLEMTAEGPRNSLWRQHPGQAFGAAIPREITPEFVRDEVARGRAIIPANVNHPELEPMIIGRNFLVKINTNIGNSAVASSIDEEVEKMRWSVKWGGDTLMDLSTGKNIHQTREWILRNCPVPVGTVPIYQALEKVGGRPEELTWEIFRDTLIEQAEQGVDYFTIHAGVLLRYIPLTARRMTGIVSRGGSIMAKWCLSHHQENFLYTKWDEICDIMAAYDVSFSIGDGLRPGSIADANDDAQFGELKTQGELTRRAWDKGVQVMNEGPGHVPMHLIPENMQKQLEWCSEAPFYTLGPLTTDIAPGYDHITSAIGAAMIGWYGTAMLCYVTPKEHLGLPDRDDVRAGVIAYKLAAHAADLAKGHPAAQYRDNALSKARFEFRWEDQFNLSLDPEKAREFHDATLPQDSAKTAHFCSMCGPQFCSMKITEDVRRYAKEKGIESVEAIEAGLAAKADEFRRTGGEIYVEGKAQ; this is encoded by the coding sequence ATGCCGACAACTCCCTCCTCCGAACCAGCTTCCGAGCACCGCCTCTTCCCGGCTTCCCGCCGTGTGTACGTTGCGGGCTCTCGTCCCGACATCCGCGTACCGATGCGCGAGATCAGCCTCTCGCCCACTCGATTGCCAAACGGGACAGAAGTCCCCAATGAGGCCGTCCGCGTCTACGACACCTCCGGTCCGTGGGGCGATGCGGGGTTCCATGGTGATTCTTCGAAAGGGTTGCCGACGATTCGTGAGGCTTGGATTCGTGAGCGCGGCGATGTCGAGGAAATCGCGGGACGCGAAGTGAATCCCCTGGATGACGGGTATCTCTCCGAAAAACATCGCGCCCAGGCGGAAGCGGAGGGCCGGCGCAACCCGATCAAGTTTTTCGATCGCTCGAGCAAGCCAATCCTGCGCGCAAAGGCTGGCAAGGTGGTTACCCAACTCGCCTACGCCCGCCGCGGGCTCATTACCCCCGAGATGGAGTATATCGCCATCCGCGAGAACATGAAGCTTCAGCGCGCCCGAGACCTTCTCGAGATGACTGCCGAGGGACCGCGCAACTCGTTATGGCGGCAGCACCCTGGGCAGGCTTTTGGCGCTGCGATCCCGCGCGAAATCACCCCCGAGTTCGTTCGCGACGAGGTCGCCCGGGGCCGCGCCATCATCCCAGCCAACGTAAACCACCCGGAGCTCGAACCGATGATCATCGGCCGAAACTTCCTGGTGAAGATCAACACCAACATCGGGAATTCCGCTGTCGCCTCTTCCATCGATGAGGAAGTTGAAAAGATGCGCTGGTCTGTGAAGTGGGGTGGCGACACGTTGATGGACCTTTCGACCGGCAAGAACATCCACCAGACGCGTGAGTGGATCCTGCGGAATTGCCCTGTGCCCGTGGGAACTGTTCCGATCTATCAAGCCCTTGAGAAAGTGGGAGGACGTCCCGAAGAGCTGACATGGGAGATTTTCCGCGACACGCTGATCGAGCAAGCTGAACAGGGTGTCGACTATTTCACCATCCATGCGGGCGTTCTCCTGCGTTACATCCCGCTCACAGCCCGTCGGATGACTGGTATCGTGAGCCGAGGCGGTTCGATCATGGCGAAGTGGTGCCTGTCCCACCACCAGGAGAACTTCCTCTATACCAAGTGGGATGAGATCTGCGACATCATGGCGGCATACGATGTGTCGTTCTCGATCGGCGACGGACTTCGTCCAGGCTCGATTGCGGATGCCAACGACGATGCTCAATTTGGCGAGCTGAAGACCCAGGGTGAGCTCACGCGCCGAGCGTGGGACAAGGGCGTGCAGGTCATGAATGAAGGCCCGGGACACGTCCCCATGCACCTCATTCCGGAGAACATGCAGAAGCAACTCGAGTGGTGCAGCGAGGCGCCGTTCTACACGCTTGGGCCGCTGACAACCGACATCGCTCCCGGCTATGACCACATCACGAGCGCCATTGGAGCTGCCATGATCGGCTGGTACGGGACGGCGATGTTGTGCTACGTCACGCCGAAGGAACACCTGGGCCTGCCTGATCGCGACGATGTGCGTGCAGGCGTGATTGCCTACAAGCTGGCCGCGCATGCAGCCGACCTCGCCAAGGGACACCCCGCGGCACAGTACCGCGACAACGCGCTGTCGAAGGCGCGCTTCGAGTTTCGCTGGGAGGATCAGTTCAACCTCTCGCTTGATCCTGAAAAGGCGCGTGAGTTCCACGATGCCACCCTCCCGCAGGATAGTGCGAAGACCGCGCATTTCTGCTCCATGTGCGGGCCGCAATTCTGCTCGATGAAGATCACAGAAGATGTGCGCCGGTACGCAAAGGAAAAGGGAATCGAATCGGTCGAGGCTATCGAGGCCGGGTTGGCGGCGAAGGCCGACGAGTTTCGCCGCACGGGTGGTGAGATCTACGTCGAAGGAAAGGCCCAATGA
- the thiS gene encoding sulfur carrier protein ThiS, whose amino-acid sequence MSDRPSIRVRINDKEREVSHDATVALLLEELGLAGKRGIAVAIGEEVIPRSRWPERRLAAEERLIVIQATQGG is encoded by the coding sequence ATGAGCGATCGCCCTTCAATACGAGTCCGCATCAATGACAAGGAGCGCGAGGTGTCGCATGACGCCACTGTCGCCCTGCTTCTTGAGGAGCTGGGTCTTGCCGGTAAACGCGGAATCGCCGTGGCAATTGGCGAAGAGGTGATTCCTCGTTCGCGCTGGCCTGAACGTCGGCTGGCGGCTGAGGAACGGCTAATCGTGATCCAGGCAACGCAAGGAGGTTGA
- a CDS encoding thiamine phosphate synthase → MRWIVISPEGDHPVELEVLPALVSAGLVRYHVRKPGWDTARLRFFLRQLPEQVLNRCVLHTAHELRDVFPVLGRHWKDEGPGPSHLGAGFTSRSCHHTKELVRSLGRYNAVLYSPVFASVSKAGYGPTGEIDPVPSLLRARNERERSTEVIALGGITPERVPLCAAWGFDGVATLGWVWQAPDPVDAFVQLTASVTVPHGA, encoded by the coding sequence ATGCGTTGGATTGTCATATCGCCCGAGGGAGATCATCCGGTGGAACTCGAAGTTCTGCCGGCGCTGGTCTCCGCAGGGCTCGTCCGCTACCACGTACGCAAACCAGGCTGGGACACCGCGCGGTTGCGTTTCTTTCTGCGACAACTTCCAGAGCAGGTCCTGAATCGTTGTGTCCTGCACACCGCGCATGAATTGAGGGATGTGTTCCCGGTGCTCGGTCGCCATTGGAAGGATGAAGGGCCCGGGCCGAGTCACCTTGGTGCCGGCTTCACCAGCCGTTCCTGCCATCACACGAAGGAGCTTGTCCGCAGCCTCGGGAGATACAATGCGGTGCTTTACAGCCCGGTTTTCGCCTCAGTGTCCAAGGCTGGCTATGGACCGACCGGGGAGATTGATCCGGTACCGTCGCTTCTGCGTGCCCGCAATGAGCGCGAACGCAGCACGGAGGTCATTGCCCTGGGCGGTATAACGCCGGAGCGGGTCCCCCTCTGTGCGGCGTGGGGCTTTGATGGCGTGGCGACACTTGGATGGGTCTGGCAGGCACCGGACCCGGTGGACGCATTTGTGCAGTTAACTGCTTCAGTCACGGTTCCCCATGGCGCTTGA
- a CDS encoding thiamine phosphate synthase: MALDPTLRPPLMAITQDNARWSHLEQVHRLLAAGVTWIQLRMKASDEGSRLETAREAARSCRAANAVLIINDSVDLALESGASGVHLGRTDGDWVEARNRLGEQRILGGTINFPDDAERARSAGCLDYVGVGPWRFTSTKLKLAPVLGPEGIAPLLQVLRPLPAWLIGGVLPADMPRVRALGATGAAVSSGLIQEDVEASVSAYLRSWNSL, from the coding sequence ATGGCGCTTGATCCCACCCTCCGACCGCCCCTCATGGCCATCACCCAGGACAACGCCCGGTGGTCACACCTGGAGCAGGTGCATCGGCTGCTTGCAGCAGGAGTCACGTGGATCCAGCTCCGAATGAAAGCTTCGGATGAGGGATCCAGGCTTGAGACGGCGCGAGAGGCGGCTCGTTCCTGCCGCGCTGCGAATGCCGTGTTGATCATCAATGATTCCGTGGATCTCGCCCTCGAGAGTGGGGCTTCAGGAGTTCATTTGGGCCGGACGGACGGGGACTGGGTTGAAGCTAGAAATCGGCTGGGCGAGCAGCGCATTCTTGGCGGAACGATCAATTTTCCGGACGACGCGGAACGTGCGCGGTCAGCGGGTTGCCTCGACTATGTCGGCGTTGGGCCCTGGAGGTTCACCTCGACCAAGCTCAAGCTGGCTCCGGTCCTTGGTCCTGAAGGCATTGCCCCCCTCCTCCAAGTCCTGCGACCGTTGCCGGCCTGGCTGATCGGCGGTGTTTTGCCTGCGGACATGCCGCGGGTGAGAGCCCTCGGCGCAACCGGAGCGGCCGTATCCTCCGGATTGATACAAGAGGACGTGGAGGCGTCCGTGTCGGCGTACCTTCGCTCCTGGAACTCCCTTTAA
- a CDS encoding thiazole synthase, with protein sequence MQTTPLVIADTTFESRLFLGTGKYSSPEVMADSLAATGTQLVTVALRRVRTDGGTDRILDHLDRRRYRLLPNTSGVRDAKEAVLAAELAREALETNWLKLEIHPDPKYLMPDAVETLAATRELVKRGFIVLPYIHADPVLCKQLEEAGAAAVMPLGAPIGSNLGLETRAFLEIILAQSKVPVVIDAGLGAPSHAAAALEMGADAVLVNTAIAAAADPVAMGHAFKLAVEAGRFAYEAGLAERSARGEARATSPLTSFLSVTS encoded by the coding sequence ATGCAAACGACTCCACTTGTCATTGCGGACACCACTTTTGAATCGCGTCTCTTCCTTGGGACTGGCAAGTACAGCTCACCCGAGGTGATGGCTGACAGCCTTGCAGCCACAGGCACGCAGTTGGTGACGGTGGCGCTTCGACGCGTGCGCACGGATGGCGGCACAGACCGCATTCTCGACCATCTTGACCGGAGACGCTACCGGCTGTTGCCCAATACTTCCGGGGTGCGCGATGCCAAGGAGGCGGTCCTGGCTGCTGAACTCGCACGTGAAGCCCTGGAGACAAACTGGCTGAAGCTGGAGATCCACCCCGATCCGAAGTACCTGATGCCGGATGCGGTGGAGACGCTGGCGGCAACGCGTGAGTTGGTGAAACGCGGCTTCATCGTCCTTCCTTACATCCATGCCGATCCGGTCCTTTGCAAGCAACTCGAAGAGGCCGGAGCCGCCGCGGTTATGCCCCTGGGTGCGCCCATTGGCAGCAATCTTGGACTGGAGACCCGGGCTTTCCTTGAGATCATTCTGGCGCAGAGCAAGGTGCCTGTGGTGATCGATGCCGGCCTTGGCGCTCCCTCGCATGCCGCTGCGGCACTCGAGATGGGAGCTGACGCGGTGCTTGTGAACACAGCGATTGCGGCCGCAGCGGATCCGGTGGCGATGGGGCATGCCTTCAAGCTGGCGGTGGAGGCGGGACGCTTCGCCTACGAGGCCGGCCTTGCCGAACGTTCTGCAAGAGGTGAGGCCAGGGCCACATCTCCACTTACCAGTTTCCTGTCCGTGACCTCATGA
- the thiH gene encoding 2-iminoacetate synthase ThiH: MNFSTVHAQHSFTEAISRIRAHSESDVRRALAKRGRGLSLTDLEALLSPAAAPFLEEMAQQSHRLTVERFGRTMQLYAPLYLTNVCANICTYCGFSAQNRIPRKALTDDEILADAKVLETHGFDHVLLVTGESSRFAVPYLANALRLLRGRFSSLSLEVQPLDQAGYEALLAAGMNTVLVYQETYDSECYVKHHLKGPKSDMAFRLDTPDRLGQAGVKKVGLGALYGLSDWRAEAWFVGLHLRYLEKQYWRTRYSISFPRLRPHEGHDIAVTPFGERDLVQVACAFRLFSQEVELSLSTRESAEFRNQAFRLGFTSMSAGSKTNPGGYTSAPDSLEQFEIDDNRSAAEVADFLRSQGYEPVWKDWDPTYDGATICAPAS; the protein is encoded by the coding sequence ATGAACTTCTCGACGGTACACGCACAACACTCCTTTACGGAGGCCATCTCCCGCATCCGCGCACACTCGGAGAGCGACGTGCGCCGGGCCCTCGCAAAACGCGGGCGGGGATTGAGTCTCACAGACCTCGAGGCGCTCCTGTCTCCGGCGGCGGCGCCATTTCTTGAGGAAATGGCCCAGCAATCCCACAGGCTTACGGTGGAGCGATTCGGGAGGACGATGCAACTCTATGCGCCGCTCTACCTGACAAACGTCTGCGCCAACATCTGCACCTACTGCGGATTCAGCGCGCAGAACCGGATTCCGCGAAAGGCCCTGACGGACGACGAGATTCTCGCGGACGCCAAGGTGCTCGAGACTCATGGCTTTGACCATGTGCTTCTCGTGACCGGGGAGTCGTCGCGTTTCGCCGTTCCCTACCTGGCGAACGCACTTCGCCTGCTGAGGGGCCGCTTCTCAAGCCTGTCGCTGGAGGTTCAGCCGCTCGATCAGGCAGGCTATGAAGCGCTTCTGGCGGCAGGGATGAACACCGTACTCGTGTATCAGGAAACCTATGACAGCGAGTGCTACGTAAAGCACCATTTGAAGGGGCCCAAGTCGGATATGGCCTTCCGCCTAGACACTCCCGATCGACTTGGACAAGCCGGCGTGAAGAAAGTCGGCCTTGGCGCCCTGTACGGCCTCAGTGACTGGCGTGCCGAGGCCTGGTTTGTGGGCCTGCATCTTCGCTACCTGGAGAAACAGTATTGGCGCACCCGCTACAGCATCTCGTTCCCCAGGCTTCGTCCCCATGAAGGGCACGACATCGCGGTGACACCCTTCGGAGAACGGGACCTTGTGCAGGTAGCATGCGCCTTTCGTCTCTTCAGCCAGGAAGTTGAGTTGTCGCTCTCCACCCGCGAAAGCGCGGAATTTCGGAACCAGGCGTTCCGCCTTGGATTCACTTCCATGAGTGCGGGTTCGAAGACCAATCCAGGAGGTTACACCAGCGCGCCTGATTCCCTTGAGCAGTTTGAGATAGATGACAACCGCAGCGCCGCGGAGGTGGCCGACTTCCTTCGGTCGCAGGGTTATGAACCCGTGTGGAAGGACTGGGACCCCACCTACGACGGAGCCACCATATGCGCCCCTGCGTCCTGA
- the thiD gene encoding bifunctional hydroxymethylpyrimidine kinase/phosphomethylpyrimidine kinase: MRPCVLTIAGSDSGAGAGIQADSRTIHALGGFALTAVTAVTAQNGRGVDRWDPVAPGLIGSQIRAALTGYPVQAAKTGLLPGRGAIEAVAAALPADLPLVVDPILGSTSGTRFLKRRDVTELVKCLLPMATLVTPNWPEAAALLSTRVETLADARRAAVDLLEFGSQAVLVKGGHGAGSLSEDVLATRSGSIVAFASVRIETANTHGTGCVLSSAIATGLARGLGCVNAIEEARRFLHLALLQGGDTEWVGKGPAFAGW, from the coding sequence ATGCGCCCCTGCGTCCTGACCATTGCGGGCTCCGATAGCGGGGCCGGCGCGGGAATACAGGCTGACAGCCGCACAATCCACGCGCTGGGTGGCTTCGCCCTTACAGCGGTGACGGCGGTCACGGCTCAGAACGGACGAGGAGTCGATCGCTGGGATCCGGTTGCGCCGGGGTTGATCGGGTCGCAGATCAGGGCTGCGCTGACCGGCTACCCTGTGCAGGCCGCCAAGACTGGACTGTTGCCAGGCCGGGGGGCGATAGAAGCGGTGGCGGCGGCTTTGCCTGCCGACCTGCCTTTGGTCGTGGATCCAATCCTTGGATCGACGAGTGGAACGCGATTCTTGAAGCGCCGCGACGTCACTGAACTGGTGAAGTGCTTGCTTCCGATGGCGACTCTGGTGACGCCTAATTGGCCGGAAGCAGCGGCATTGCTCTCGACGCGGGTTGAGACTCTAGCGGATGCACGCCGTGCGGCAGTGGATCTCCTGGAGTTTGGATCGCAGGCTGTTTTGGTGAAAGGTGGGCACGGCGCCGGCAGTCTCTCGGAGGATGTCCTTGCGACGCGTTCCGGATCCATCGTGGCGTTTGCCTCCGTGCGTATTGAAACGGCCAATACGCACGGTACGGGCTGCGTCCTGTCTTCTGCGATTGCGACGGGACTGGCGAGGGGATTGGGTTGCGTGAATGCCATTGAGGAAGCGAGGCGGTTCCTTCACCTGGCCCTTCTTCAGGGCGGTGACACGGAATGGGTGGGGAAGGGGCCGGCGTTCGCCGGATGGTGA